A region from the Salicibibacter cibarius genome encodes:
- a CDS encoding transposase: protein MDIAKTLSHKIKNHSRIFDATLDIYNDALAFIIEVIDKEFDNLDEMTTKSIVPAVERLIHITKSNPHPKYQAFNARFYKFPSYFRRSAIASAFGKVKSYRSNLRNWEEEKSIALSDGKSFKKSPPGLQLKHKEFPVFYRGNMFKRTSDTTAQIKIFHNNDWVWVDITFKEQDLYKRGVWDWKENNPTLVKVGKKYFLNVSYQSKAALNKTKIDDQKVCAVDLGINNSAVCSVMDIKGTVLARKFINLPKEKDRLYTLTNKLRKAQRVSGWIAAPNFWRQINGLQKHIVNNTSHEIVAFASENDCDVIVFEYLDKMKTPKGFWGAKKLRFKLRYWRKKGIQNKVTEMAHYQGTRMSRVNARNTSKLAFDGSGEVERNWKKDLATFSSGKVYHADLSASYNIGARYFVRGIQKSMSETKWLSLQAKVPDVAKRTYTTLSSLISLTKARESPKAS from the coding sequence ATGGACATAGCCAAAACGCTGTCGCATAAGATTAAGAATCACTCTCGTATCTTTGATGCAACGCTAGATATCTACAACGACGCACTGGCTTTTATTATCGAAGTCATAGACAAAGAGTTTGATAATCTCGATGAGATGACGACAAAATCTATCGTGCCCGCGGTAGAAAGGCTTATTCACATAACAAAATCAAACCCTCATCCGAAGTACCAAGCATTTAACGCTCGATTTTATAAATTTCCTTCGTACTTTCGCAGAAGTGCCATTGCTTCGGCGTTCGGGAAAGTAAAAAGCTATCGATCCAATTTACGTAACTGGGAAGAAGAGAAGTCAATCGCTCTTTCCGATGGGAAAAGTTTTAAAAAGAGTCCTCCGGGGTTGCAATTAAAACACAAAGAGTTTCCTGTATTTTATAGGGGCAATATGTTCAAGAGAACATCGGATACAACAGCTCAAATCAAAATCTTTCATAACAATGATTGGGTCTGGGTGGATATCACCTTCAAAGAACAAGATTTATATAAACGTGGCGTTTGGGATTGGAAAGAAAACAACCCTACGCTTGTTAAAGTCGGAAAAAAATATTTCCTAAACGTTAGTTATCAATCAAAAGCGGCATTAAACAAAACCAAAATCGACGACCAAAAAGTATGTGCGGTAGACCTCGGGATTAATAATTCTGCGGTTTGTTCGGTGATGGATATAAAAGGCACTGTCTTGGCTCGTAAGTTTATTAATCTGCCAAAAGAAAAAGACCGGTTATATACATTGACGAACAAACTACGCAAAGCGCAACGGGTGTCGGGTTGGATTGCTGCGCCTAATTTTTGGCGACAAATCAATGGTCTTCAAAAGCACATCGTAAACAACACGTCTCATGAAATTGTGGCGTTTGCAAGCGAAAACGATTGCGACGTCATTGTTTTCGAATACCTTGATAAAATGAAAACGCCGAAAGGGTTTTGGGGCGCAAAAAAACTTCGCTTCAAACTCCGTTACTGGCGCAAGAAAGGGATTCAGAACAAGGTAACGGAGATGGCGCATTATCAAGGCACACGTATGTCAAGAGTGAATGCTCGGAATACGAGCAAGTTGGCATTTGATGGTTCCGGAGAAGTCGAGCGAAATTGGAAAAAAGACCTCGCCACATTTTCAAGTGGAAAAGTCTATCATGCCGATTTATCAGCTTCTTATAATATTGGGGCACGATATTTTGTTCGTGGCATTCAAAAATCCATGTCGGAAACGAAATGGTTGTCGCTTCAGGCAAAAGTCCCTGATGTGGCAAAAAGGACATATACGACCTTGTCTTCATTAATTAGCCTTACGAAAGCAAGAGAGTCGCCGAAGGCGTCTTAA
- a CDS encoding nuclease-related domain-containing protein, with the protein MKLDVWLEGLTNDCLVVNDLLLEYKGKLFQIDSLVIFQRMIYVFDSKYHEGDFYLDDNKWKTIVGEEINSPLPQMERAESLLRRLLQQRLNVNIPIESFLVFTHPEFYLYNAPPTLPAIFTNQFHRFMKKMNNITSTVNRSHERLAEQLVARHLKESPHTRLPEYEYEQLKKGVVCDKCASFMVASGYVWMCAGCGYKEKSETAIIRSVKEFKLLFPDRKITSAIIREWCAVEGDRKKIIRILNNYFKRVGKGPASYYID; encoded by the coding sequence TTGAAACTGGACGTTTGGTTGGAAGGCCTTACGAATGATTGTCTTGTCGTCAATGACTTGTTACTCGAGTACAAAGGAAAGCTTTTTCAGATTGATTCGCTGGTGATTTTCCAAAGAATGATCTATGTCTTCGACTCGAAATACCACGAAGGCGACTTTTATCTTGATGATAATAAATGGAAAACGATTGTCGGCGAAGAAATAAACAGTCCCCTGCCCCAAATGGAACGAGCCGAATCCCTCCTGAGAAGGCTGCTTCAGCAACGCCTCAACGTCAACATCCCGATCGAATCCTTCCTTGTTTTTACTCATCCTGAATTTTACCTGTACAATGCCCCTCCGACACTGCCTGCTATTTTCACTAACCAGTTTCACCGTTTTATGAAAAAAATGAACAACATCACGTCGACAGTCAATCGAAGTCATGAAAGACTGGCTGAACAATTGGTTGCTCGGCATTTAAAAGAATCGCCTCATACCCGTTTGCCTGAGTATGAATATGAACAATTGAAAAAAGGCGTTGTGTGCGATAAATGTGCATCCTTTATGGTTGCAAGTGGATATGTATGGATGTGTGCAGGGTGCGGTTATAAAGAAAAATCCGAAACCGCGATCATCCGTAGTGTAAAAGAATTCAAGCTCCTTTTTCCAGATCGAAAAATAACCAGTGCCATAATTCGTGAATGGTGCGCGGTGGAAGGTGATCGGAAAAAAATTATAAGAATTCTTAACAATTATTTCAAACGAGTTGGAAAAGGACCAGCTTCATATTATATTGATTGA
- a CDS encoding DeoR/GlpR family DNA-binding transcription regulator — protein MINTGSKTVLIGNDRQRSILEMLDQQQKVKVTDLSKHFNVTDETIRRDLETLEQSNFLIRVHGGAMKPQHEGFELPMMERDSEHFQEKQAIAREALSIIEEGDIIALDASTTCLHLARAIQHESLTVITNSISVTVELANKSPHIQVILTGGYLRRESMSLVDFSTDKIIDDYHINKFFLSCSAVDLNWGLSESHEMQTNTKLRMSEIADELILLADRSKFQKKSLVHLLPLNKVNTIITDPKISQKIATDFETRVGLFKIAHE, from the coding sequence CCGCCAACGTTCTATTTTAGAAATGTTGGATCAACAACAAAAAGTCAAAGTCACAGATTTAAGCAAACATTTCAATGTTACAGATGAGACCATTCGAAGAGATCTTGAAACGTTAGAGCAAAGCAATTTCTTGATTCGTGTACATGGTGGGGCTATGAAACCTCAACACGAGGGATTTGAACTGCCTATGATGGAGCGCGATAGTGAACACTTTCAAGAAAAACAAGCAATCGCTCGCGAAGCACTTTCAATTATTGAAGAAGGAGACATCATCGCATTGGATGCGAGTACGACTTGCTTACATCTAGCTCGAGCCATCCAACATGAGTCTTTAACCGTGATTACAAACTCCATTTCCGTTACAGTCGAATTAGCGAATAAATCCCCGCATATACAGGTCATTTTGACAGGAGGCTATTTGCGGCGGGAATCCATGTCCCTCGTCGATTTTTCTACGGACAAAATTATTGATGATTACCATATTAATAAATTTTTTCTATCTTGCAGTGCGGTGGATTTAAATTGGGGACTTAGTGAAAGCCATGAAATGCAAACCAATACAAAGCTTCGAATGAGTGAAATTGCTGATGAGCTAATCCTTTTGGCGGATAGAAGTAAATTTCAAAAGAAGTCTCTTGTTCATTTACTGCCCCTTAACAAAGTGAACACAATCATTACTGATCCTAAAATCAGCCAAAAGATCGCAACTGATTTTGAAACTCGTGTAGGTTTATTTAAAATTGCTCATGAATGA